GAAGACAGGCAGGCCAGAGACGTCATACACGAACCCATCACGGTCGGCAGATCCATCTGCGATCGAAAGAACATGATGAAAGGTCACAGGAGAAGGCGTGGGACGATCCCAAAACCCCTCTTTGTCACCTTCGTTGAATTTGGTGTAGTCAAACATGGTGGGGGGATTAAACATCTTTCGCGGAAATTGCGTGGAGGAAATCGGAATATACGGGATAGAGCCTAACCAGTGGCCCACCCTCTTGATACCGAAGAAGGCCGATATACCGTAGACCACGATTGACCATAAGGCGGAAAGAAGCTTTTTATGGTTTCGTGAGTATGCCGGTTGACATGACCCACACGCGGTAGAAGGGAAAGAATCTCTCCCGTCTACTGGCTTACGAACTGATCGACGAACGAGATTGTCTTTTAACAAGCCTACCAACACATCAAACCTCTAGGGAGATACAGAGCGAGAAACAGAAAACATTCGAGCCGAGAGACGTATCTGCCTCATCGCCTTTTTTGGCTAAGAACCGACCAAAAGTGCTATCAAAAGCTTATCACTTCTTATTATTTCAACCAACGATCGGGTGGCGAGATACACAATCCATGCGGACGCATAAAAGGTAGAAAATGTAGGGGCTTGAACGGAAGGATGCGGGTATAAAAGTCGTTAACAAGAATCAAGTGACGACGATGTTTTGAAGATAATTGGGACGTGAGTCAATAGAGAGAATGAATGTCCTCACTATAGCAAAGTCCATCACTCTTGAAAACCAAGAATCTCCTTGATCTTGCGACCGACCTGATCGGTTTCTCGGAGAGGAATTCCCTTGTGGGCCTCGAGATCCCGCCCAAACATTTGTGCATATCCCCGCTCGACCAATACCCGATGAAATGCCTGCAAGTCACGAAGCGGTCGAACGAACCCTTTTCGCAAGAGCAACCCGCACAACCGCTTCACGCTCTTGGTCCAGACGGGCTCCTGAACCATGGCTTGAGATCTCCACCCCGCGACGACAATCGCCTCGCGAACACGCGCGAAACCACGTAACGGTCGTTCAGGCAACGGATAAATATAGACGGGTTTTCCGACCGAGACGCTTTCTCCCACCATAGACTCACTATCGCCAGTCACGATGATGAGATCGGCAACCGATAAATATCCCCAATAGGGATTGGGGGAATGACCAGGCTCCCACCTTCGAACCAACACATGAGGACCGAGACCTTCACACAGCGCATCCGTGGCCTTCTGTCCGGTTCGCCTACTGGTGACGGCATGGACCGTTCCCCCAATTTTCTCGGAAAACGCCCTCACGTCTTTCCCCAACTGTCTCGCGACACCTTCATCAAAAACAGACCGAACGGTACTTCCCCCGACCAATAGCACAACGTAAGGACGAGCAGCCTCATGATATAATTCCGACCATTCCCTCGCCGCAGATTCAAGCTGTTGATCGGATACGCGATTGAGCGGCGCGAGCGTTTCAATGTGGTGGTCATGTGGCCACATTCGACAATAGGCCGGCGCAATCGTGATGTCGCCTTGAGCCACCGCTTGACTGCCTTTTCGGCCCAACTGAATGAGCTTCGTTCGTCCGCGACTCTGGCTACGAATCCATCTGGCGATTGGAGCCGGACGACGCCCGGCGCATATCACGACATCGGGCCATGGCGAAACCAAAGGACTTGAGGTCTTGAGGTTCAGACAGAGAGTTGTCGAACCTATCAGACCCTCATGAATCTTATGCAGACGCGCGAGCGGCGTGAAGTCCAGGCGCTTGACCTCGTATGGCCAGCCGAGGGAATCCGCCAATCCCAAAGATTGCGTCGTATTGCCAGGCCGATCATCGGTCAATACCCAGACATTTGGAGAGTTCCTACCGGAAATATTGCTCACCTCCTCTGTCAATTCCATGGCAAGGGGAAACCTACTTCGATAAAACCGATATGAAGATTGCCATGGATTCGTCAAAGATTCTCGTATGAATGATGAAGCTTTTGACTTTCATGACGTTATAGTATTATCAATAAAAAAGAACAACAGACGATCAAGATGATGACTTCAAAGCCCACACTCATTATTCCCTCAGAAACACAGCTCCGTGAATTTGATGCCAAGCTACTTCTTGGGTGCGTTGCCGCCGAACGAGAGTATCCTGTTATTATTGGCTCACAGACGCATATTCATCTGAATATTAGTGCGTTGCCAAAGGGAATTTACTTTGCCAAAGACCTCCAAGCGAGTAAGGTGCGTATTCTCGATATACTCGAGAAACTCGGCTCATGCATCGTTGCTTGGGATGAAGAAGGGTTAATCACTTACAGTCCAGAAGTCTATTATCAAAGACGAATTTCTCCCAAAGCTCTTTCTCATACTACGCTGTTGTTCGCCTGGGGCAAAGAATACGAATCACTCGTCAAGGGATTCCCTGGATATAAGGACACGCCAGTTTATGTGACAGGGAATCCGCGTTTAGATTTACTTCGACCTGAATTGCGATTGTACTTTGAGGAAGAAACCAATCGGATTCGTGAACGTTTTGGAAAATTCATATTAGTCAATACAAACTTTGGCACCTTAAATCATTTCGTCGAAAATTTAACATCTCAAAAACCAGCAGAAATTACTCGCGCTTCATCCGAGATTAACAAATATTGGTCTGAGCGGAACGTCTATCGTACGGCCCTTTTTGATCACTTCCGACATTTACTTCCCCAACTCAGTAAAGTACTGCCTGAATATACGATCATTCTTCGCCCCCATCCTGCTGAAAATCATGAGCCTTGGCGAATGGCTGCCTCCGATTATCATAATATCCAGGTGATACATGAAGGAAACGTGATACCATGGATTATGGCAGCCCAAGTGTTAATTCATAATAGCTGTACGACTGGAATTGAGGCTTACTTGGTAGGAACTCCCGCAATCGCCTATCAGCCAATCGTCTCGGATCGGTTCGACCATCAATTGCCGAATGCGTTAGGGCATCAAGCCTTTTCGTTTAGTGAGCTAGAAAACGCGCTTCGGGACATACTTAATAAAAAAACTAACAGCCGGGATGACTCTCAGCAAGAGACCGTCGCTCATAATCATATGGCGGCACTGGACGGGTCACTTGCCTCGGACAGGATTATGGATGTGATCGAAGAAAATGAGCGCCTCTTAACCCTTGCCAGGCCAGGAAGCCTCAAAAAATACCTCTCGGGATGGTTTCAGAGCCAATACCGCGCCTCGAAGAAACGATGGAAGTCGCAGTTTTCAGGCAATAAAAACAGTGCCGATTACCAACAACACCGCTTCCCCGGCATCTCACTGGAGGAAGTTCAAGTCCGTCTCTCTAGATTTCAACAGCTCTTAGATAGATTTCATGGTTTGACAGTCAAAGAAGTCTCTCAATATATTTTTTCTTTACATAGGCAGGGATAGAATCGGCATACGATTCTTCATTATCATTGGCCCAAGGCTTGGACAAGGGCTCCTTACTGAAGAGAGGGGTCAAACGGTTGGGCAACGGCTTGTTCCTATTTTATCGCCAAGAATCCTTCAAAACAGATAAATTTCATGACAGTCAGAATATCGACGAATCCTGCGCGTTTCAGCATATCAACATTAGCCTGCGTTGAAAACGGTTCGAGCACCCCTTTCAAACTTTTACTTTTCCCAATTATTTCCTCCGCAGAATAACCTTGCTCCAGCTTGAAGTCAGTATATAGGCCTGTCGTAATGTCCTGAAACCTCGCATCGTTCGCACGAACTTTCTCGAAGAGTAATAATGCCCCTCCCCAATTGAGACTCTTGAAGATCTTGTTAAAAAGTTCTTGCCGAATACTCGGACGGACAAATTGGATTGTATAGTACGCTGTGATGAAATCTGCTGAAGAGAACTTCGTTAAGCAAATATTATCGTTAAGAAATTTAGCATTCTTCACTCCCGCAGCTTTCTGCTTTTTTCGTGCCAATGCAAGCATTTCTTTTTCGGCATCAATACCGACAAACATGGCTCCTTCTTTATGCAAATTATGTTTCGCGAGTTTCAGCGTTAACTCTCCGGTCGAACATCCCAGGTCATAGCACGTTGAGCCATCTTTGACAAAATAATCACTCACCTTACAGACTAAATCGTGACCAGCTTGATACCACGGCACGGACTTTGACACATGCTGATCAAATTGCTGAACGATCTCTCCCCGGAAACGCCAATTCGCGTTCCCGGCTTTCAATTTGTCTCCCACCTTCATCAGGAGATTCCTTTCGACGATTGCAGACTAAAATCGCTTACGCCACAAGATGCCATGGACAAGCCATTTGGGGTCATAATTTTGGGGAAAAAATTATCTTCATGCAGGAAGAATAAGCGATGGAAAATTTCCAAGTTCATCAGTCTGATCACATCTCTCTTTGATAACTCATCTGGAATGTGCACAACATCTTGAATCGCAAAGTGGTCAAAATTCCAAAACGAAGGATGCGCCCACGCCATAGAGTAATTTCTTGTCCCTTCCTTTCCACGATTGACAAACTCCCCGATTTCCCTTGCAGCCAATTCACGCAAGAGTAATTTCCCAAAATGACCTGAAGAATGTCGAGCACTTTTAAAGCGTGGTGGAAGATGACACACAAAACGCACCAAGTCCATATCCAGCAAAGGATTCCTCAGCTCAACAGATTCCATCATCGAATAGGCATCGCTGTGCGGAAGGTTGCAGGTTTGCAGAAAGGTTGATGTATCATGAAACATGGTCGCAAGGATATATCGCTCACACGGGTCAACAATATTCTGCAGATGAGAGAGAATACGTCGGCGTATATCACATTGAACGGATTGATGATCCTCGGCATGCTCCTTCTTATAGAAGGGACTCTGGCTATCCAGACTGACAAGATCGCCAAGGTCAAACATATCCGGCTGTGGATGGGCGAACATGTTCTCATAATGAGTATAGCCTGAAAAATACTCATCGGCACAATCTCCCCCAAGAAGAACATACACATCATTTCGCCGTGCGTCTCGACAAAGCTTTGACATGGGAGGGCCTCCGCCCCAACGTGACGGAGCTCCGGAGGCGGCGATAAAATTGTTCAATCCGATCAGATACTCTTCAGGTTTTTGGAGAGAAAAATAGACGTTGGCTGGGCGTTGCTTCAATACGTTTGGTATCACGTCAAGTGGAATTTCCTCGATGCCTGGAGAAATTTTCGTAAACCCAGTAATCTCAGGATTTTGCTGTTGGGCAAACCAATACACCAAGGTTGAATCTATCCCCCCACTGGTCAACACTCCCACCTTGACATCACTCGTTAAATGACGAACGACCGCTTGTCTTAACAAAGACTTCAATTCATCTAGGCATGAAGCCATCGACATGTCGGCATAGTCATCAGCGTCCTCACGATTGTAGAGGCTCCATACGGTAAAATACTCTTCTATCGAAATATGCCCCTGTTCGAGCGTCAAACTATGTCCAGCCGGAAGAATATTGATTCCATCGAAGAATGTGCGGTCAGTATGAAACGTCCCTCGAGTACCCTGAGAGCCCGCTGTGGAGAGATACACCGTGTAGGCGGCGAGATTAGGGGTGGTAGAGCTTTGTAGTTCAGTGAGGCTACGAATGTCAGATGCAACAGCGAAACACCCGCTCTTGAAAAAATAGTAAAGAGGTTTTTGGCCAAAATGATCACGAACAATCGTGGCCTTTTGCACGATATTATCGTACAGCACAAACGCAAACATTCCTCTCACGCAATCCAGTGTTTTTTCTAATCCAAAGGAAATAATGAATGCCAATAAGACTTCTGTATCCGATTCCGTTCGGAACCGATGCCCACAAGCTGAGAGCTGCTGACGAAGTTCCCGGTAGTTGTATATTTCTCCATTTAGGACAATGACGTATCGCCCAGTACTGTCCCAGAATGGCTGATTGGCACTTGATGTCAGATCGATAATCGAAAGCCTCGTATGGCCAATAACATAATCTTTTCCGTAATATAAATCGCAGAAATCTGGCCCACGATTGGCCATATGGCCTAAGGACTTTTCATAAAGGATATTGGGCGAGACGCCAGCTTGATTCCAATAAAATAATATTCCACACATACGACTTCGACCCATTTCATGTGAGGCCGTGAACGAATCAGGTCCTGAATATGGCAGGGATCTTACAGATAACGAAGCAAAATATGGTAACGTCCCGACATCATTTCCTCTGCACTGAGATCTGGCCAATTCTCTTCAACGATTTGCCAAAATCCGTCGACTTCGTCAGCAAGATTCTGAAATTCATTAATATTCCGTAGTGGTTCATTGATGACGGCCTGCATAATAAAACCGTGACGTCGAGCGATCTTAATAAGATTGGACATGGTATGACGGGGATAGGCCAATCCAGTGAAAAAGAAGTCGGTCATCTGCTTGGCCCGTTGCGGATGAAACTCACTCGCAAACCGTCGGTATTCTTGATTCGTGAGTAAAAGATGCCCCCAGGGAATATTTGTCGTGGCATACCGATGCGGACCCAGGTACGAAAAAAAAGAAAAGTGTTTAATACAGAAGACCGCCCCTTTATTCGCGACCATCGCTACAGCCTTAAAGATACCGTCCCAGTTGGGAATATGATCAATCGCCTTGACATAAAACAGATCAAACTTCTCATCGAGTTGAGCCAAATCATGAGCGCCAATTTGAGCAAAACGATAGGTTTTGGTTGGTTGGGGGGTATAAGGCACGCGATCTGGCTTCAATGAAAAGTGCTCATACCCGAGAAAGGACCGATACTGTTCATACTCAAACGCATCTGGACAATGTACCCGAATAAACTCCCGGATACTTTGAAACTCTGCGTCTTGATCATGTCCCTGCCAACTCGTCTTGTGTTCTTCATTTAAAAACGGGTCAGCACCCACGGCTGAGTCCAGATCTGAAAACTCTAATAATAACCGGGGAATCATCCCATTTCCCGTGCCAATATCCAACAGCTTCTTACCCTTCAAATTAATATTGGCCTTCTGAAAAAGCTGGAGAGCCTGGTGCACTTGCAAAAAAATTCGCCCTCGTTGCCTGTCCGTGAGAGGGCCAGGAGGGGGAGAATCCCAATAGTTCGTCCCTGGGCTTGTTGGGGATAAAAACGGTAAAAGATATTCATCACTCACTGGTAATTTTTTGCCATTATCCTTCGTGAAAAAGCTAACATCTCTCATTTTCTTCCTCCCTCTATCTTGCCAGTATGAACGAGTCAAATAGAAACTTGAGTATGAGTACAGATCAAAGCCACTCACCCGTCACCAATCTTTATCGTGTATCTCGTGAAATCTACCACGTTGCCCCAATGATTTATAGCCGAAATAATTCTTTTACGATGAAAGACAACAGCTATAACATTGAATCCCCTATTACGTCCACGTTGTCCACTTGCGACAGTATGGAGGGAGTCAAATGGTGCACCAGTGAAGCGGGCCGAAGTCTGGCTGGAATACGAACATGGGGAAAATCCTTTGTTAATATTTTCCTTCTGGGCCTGTTGAAAAAAGCCGTCAGCGGCATTCTCGGCCTTGCTGCTTGGCTCGCATTGCTCATGATTTTCGCCAATGGCCCCTTCCCTCACATGATGAAGTGTTCAACAGGACTGAAACACGGAAGATGAGCCAAGACTTTTTTGAACCGCCCCGACGCTACTGAGGCATAACGTCGTTCCAACGAAATATGGCCCTTGATAACCTCATTATTCAACACTCCCCTTCTCAACCAATCCAATAGGCATTGCGAGCTGGTTTTTCATTGTAAAAGTGGAAAAATGCTTCGATTGAGGGTGAGCAAAGATTTGGAGAAGCTCACAAGCAAGCACGCGACTTGCCCCTTTACCTAAGCTGTCACACAGGATGCGGATCGGTTGCGTCAGACTCCAGCAACCATGCGACTAAGAGGAGGGCCCTTTAGTCTGCACTTTGGACTCCCACAACTGGAACCTCACCCAGCGAATCCACTGGTGCATTTGGTTTCCCATGGTGGAACGCCTTCTACCAGCATCACTCCCGCTGCCAATACTGTCCTACCGGGAGCCACTGTAACATTTTCCTGGAGCTACACCGCTGGAGGTACGAGCGGAACAGATGTCGCCTACAAGTACACGAGTAAAGAATTGGATGGGTCAACGGGGCTCTTTGGCCACGATCACTGCATGGGCGAACCCCACATGGTGCCCCATCCTTGGTTGTTGATGCTTTCTACCGTTTACGCAATCGATTACAGGTGGCCAAATCTATGAAGCCCGGTACTACGACGCGGCTCTCAGCCCTTGGCCACGGTCATTGACAAGGCGCCACGCTTCTGATGATCCCCTTTGAAATGGCCACCATTTCGCCGCTCCAAAAATGCGATTAGAAGTGGCCAAGTATTTCCGCCGATACGATAGTCCCTAGTGTCACTGATCCACAGGCACTCAATCGCTACAGCTATGCCAGAAATAATCCGATTCTCTTCATCGATCCATCAGGGCACTTCTTTAAGAAACAGTTTAAAAGTATTAAGAAGGCCTTCAAAAAATTTGAAAAGGCAGGATGGAAATATCGACATTATTGGAATCCTAGTACGATTGCGATTGACTACGCCTTAACGAACCGTACGATCGGACCTTATGCCCGTGCTGTTGGATTTGCAGCGGCCTCTTATTATGGGGGTGCTTTGGGAGCTGCTGGGTTTCAGGCTTATTTATCAAGACTAGACGGTGGGTCAATAGGAGATGCAGCCAAGGCTGGAGGCATTACACTTGCCGTTGGTCGAATAGGGTATGGTGCTTATACGACCAAGGCCAATGGAGGATCATATGGCGATGCATTCAAAACTGCGGGCATTGCCTTAGCATCTTCAGCAGCCGGACAGACCTTCACGGACTTAGGCGGGAATTATATTTTAGGTGGAGCTGGGGCTGGAGCGTTAGGTGGATATCTTAGTGGAGG
The genomic region above belongs to Nitrospirales bacterium and contains:
- a CDS encoding mitochondrial fission ELM1 family protein, yielding MELTEEVSNISGRNSPNVWVLTDDRPGNTTQSLGLADSLGWPYEVKRLDFTPLARLHKIHEGLIGSTTLCLNLKTSSPLVSPWPDVVICAGRRPAPIARWIRSQSRGRTKLIQLGRKGSQAVAQGDITIAPAYCRMWPHDHHIETLAPLNRVSDQQLESAAREWSELYHEAARPYVVLLVGGSTVRSVFDEGVARQLGKDVRAFSEKIGGTVHAVTSRRTGQKATDALCEGLGPHVLVRRWEPGHSPNPYWGYLSVADLIIVTGDSESMVGESVSVGKPVYIYPLPERPLRGFARVREAIVVAGWRSQAMVQEPVWTKSVKRLCGLLLRKGFVRPLRDLQAFHRVLVERGYAQMFGRDLEAHKGIPLRETDQVGRKIKEILGFQE
- a CDS encoding methyltransferase domain-containing protein, translated to MKVGDKLKAGNANWRFRGEIVQQFDQHVSKSVPWYQAGHDLVCKVSDYFVKDGSTCYDLGCSTGELTLKLAKHNLHKEGAMFVGIDAEKEMLALARKKQKAAGVKNAKFLNDNICLTKFSSADFITAYYTIQFVRPSIRQELFNKIFKSLNWGGALLLFEKVRANDARFQDITTGLYTDFKLEQGYSAEEIIGKSKSLKGVLEPFSTQANVDMLKRAGFVDILTVMKFICFEGFLAIK
- the asnB gene encoding asparagine synthase (glutamine-hydrolyzing) translates to MCGILFYWNQAGVSPNILYEKSLGHMANRGPDFCDLYYGKDYVIGHTRLSIIDLTSSANQPFWDSTGRYVIVLNGEIYNYRELRQQLSACGHRFRTESDTEVLLAFIISFGLEKTLDCVRGMFAFVLYDNIVQKATIVRDHFGQKPLYYFFKSGCFAVASDIRSLTELQSSTTPNLAAYTVYLSTAGSQGTRGTFHTDRTFFDGINILPAGHSLTLEQGHISIEEYFTVWSLYNREDADDYADMSMASCLDELKSLLRQAVVRHLTSDVKVGVLTSGGIDSTLVYWFAQQQNPEITGFTKISPGIEEIPLDVIPNVLKQRPANVYFSLQKPEEYLIGLNNFIAASGAPSRWGGGPPMSKLCRDARRNDVYVLLGGDCADEYFSGYTHYENMFAHPQPDMFDLGDLVSLDSQSPFYKKEHAEDHQSVQCDIRRRILSHLQNIVDPCERYILATMFHDTSTFLQTCNLPHSDAYSMMESVELRNPLLDMDLVRFVCHLPPRFKSARHSSGHFGKLLLRELAAREIGEFVNRGKEGTRNYSMAWAHPSFWNFDHFAIQDVVHIPDELSKRDVIRLMNLEIFHRLFFLHEDNFFPKIMTPNGLSMASCGVSDFSLQSSKGIS